From the Rhinolophus sinicus isolate RSC01 linkage group LG02, ASM3656204v1, whole genome shotgun sequence genome, one window contains:
- the TNS2 gene encoding tensin-2 isoform X5 → MRKFCEDKVGAELQPSQRRYISYFSGLLSGSIRMNSSPLFLHYVLVPMLPAFEPGTGFQPFLKIYQSMQLVYTSGIYHIAGPGPQQLYISLEPALLLKGDVMVTCYHKGGRGTDRTLVFRVQFHTCTIHGSRLTFPKDQLDEAWTDERFPFQASVEFIFSSSPEKIKGNTPRNDPSVTVDYNTAEPAVRWDSYENFNQQHEDSVDGSLTHTRGPVDGSPYAQVQRAPRQTPPAPSPEPPPPPLLSISSDSGHSSTLTTEPAAESPGRPPPTAAERQELDRLLGGCGVGSGGRGAGRETAILDDEEQPPVGGGAHLGTYSGHKPALSRHCSCRQGYREPFGVPNGGYYRPEGTLERRRLAYGGYEGPAQVYAEASVEKRRLCRSLSEGPYPYPPEPGKPASGDFGYRSPGYREVVILEDPGLPALCPCPACEDKLALPTTALYGLRLEREAGEGWASEASKSLLHPVRPGHPLPLLVPACGHHHAPMPDYSCLKPPKAGEEGHEGCSYALCPEGRYGHPGYPALVTYGYGGAVPSYCPAYGRVPHSCGSPSEGRGYPSPGAHSPRAGSISPGSPPYPSSRKLSYEIPAEDGGDRYPLPGHLAPAGPLTSAESPEPGSWREGPSGHSTLPRSPRDAQCSASSELSAPSTPLHTSSPVQAKESTRQQDTRSPTLVPTQRLSPGEALLPVSQGGAEKSPELPARSGLEPPASSPFSPTSPRSSPNDWPQERNPGGRTDSASPRGPVPTTLPGLRHAPWQGLRDPPDSPDGSPLTPVPSQMPWLMASPEPPQSSPTPAFPLAASYDINGPTQPPLPEKRHLPGPGQQPGHWGPEQASPPARGTSHHVTFAPQLLDNNPQSSEPPMQESQSNVKFVQDTSKFWYKPNLSREQAIALLKDKDPGAFLIRDSHSFQGAYGLALKVATPPPSAQPWKGDPLEQLVRHFLIETGPKGVKIKGCPSEPYFGSLSALVSQHSISPLSLPCCLRIPSKDPLEETPEAPVPANMSTAADLLRQGAACSVLYLTSVETESLTGPQAVARASSAALSCSPRPTPAIVHFKVSAQGITLTDNQRKLFFRRHYPVNTITFSSTDPQDRRWTNPDGTTSKIFGFVAKKPGSPWENVCHLFAELDPDQPAGAIVTFITKVLLGQRK, encoded by the exons ATGCGGAAGTTCTGCGAGGACAAGGTGGGCGCAGAGCTGCAGCCCTCCCAGCGCCG ATACATCAGCTACTTCAGTGGTCTGCTGTCTGGCTCCATCAGAATGAACAGCAGCCCTCTCTTCCTACACTATGTGCTCGTGCCTATGCTGCCAGCCTTTGAACCTGGCACAG gcTTCCAGCCCTTCCTTAAGATCTATCAGTCCATGCAGCTCGTCTACACATCTGGAATCTA TCACATTGCAGGCCCGGGTCCCCAGCAGCTTTACATCAGCCTGGAGCCAGCCCTCCTCCTCAAAGGCGACGTCATG GTGACATGCTATCACAAGGGTGGTCGGGGGACAGACCGGACCCTTGTATTCCGAGTCCAGTTCCACACGTGCACCATCCACGGATCACGGCTCACCTTTCCCAAAGACCAGCTGGATGAAGCCTGGACTG ATGAGAGGTTCCCTTTCCAAGCCTCGGTGGAATTCATCTTCTCCTCGAGCCCTGAGAAGATCAAAG GAAACACCCCGCGGAACGACCCCTCCGTCACTGTTGACTACAACACGGCAGAGCCGGCTGTGCGCTGGGACTCCTACGAGAACTTCAACCAGCAGCACGAGGACAGTGTGGACG GCTCCTTGACCCACACTCGTGGCCCCGTAGATGGCAGTCCTTATGCCCAGGTGCAGCGGGCCCCCCGCCAGACCCCACCAGCACCTTCTCcagagccacccccacccccgctgctGTCCATCAGCAGCGACTCTGGCCATTCATCCACGCTGACCACGGAGCCAGCTGCAGAGTCCCCTGGCCGGCCACCCCCAACGGCTGCTGAGCGGCAGGAGCTAGATCGCCTCCTGGGAGGCTGTGGAGTGGGCAGCGGGGGCCGGGGCGCTGGGCGTGAGACGGCCATCCTGGATGACGAAGAGCAGCCCCCTGTGGGAGGAGGCGCCCATCTCGGAACGTATTCAGGCCACAAACCTGCCCTCAGCCGCCACTGCTCCTGCCGCCAGGGCTACCGCGAACCCTTCGGGGTCCCCAATGGGGGATACTACCGGCCTGAGGGAACCCTGGAGAGGCGGCGGCTGGCCTATGGGGGCTACGAGGGGCCTGCCCAGGTCTACGCCGAGGCCTCCGTGGAGAAGAGGCGCCTCTGCCGATCGCTGTCGGAGGGCCCGTACCCCTATCCCCCCGAGCCAGGGAAACCGGCCAGTGGGGACTTCGGCTATCGCTCCCCAGGCTACCGGGAGGTGGTGATCCTGGAGGACCCTGGGCTGCCCGCCCTatgcccctgccctgcctgcgAGGATAAGCTGGCGCTGCCCACAACAGCCCTGTATGGGCTTCGACTGGAGAGGGAGGCTGGAGAGGGGTGGGCAAGCGAGGCCAGCAAGTCTCTCCTGCACCCAGTGCGGCCTGGGCACCCATTGCCCCTGCTGGTGCCTGCCTGCGGGCATCACCATGCCCCAATGCCTGACTACAGCTGCCTGAAGCCACCCAAGGCAGGCGAGGAAGGGCATGAGGGCTGCTCTTACGCCTTGTGCCCTGAAGGCAGGTATGGGCATCCAGGCTACCCTGCCCTGGTGACATACGGCTATGGAGGAGCAGTTCCCAGTTATTGCCCAGCATATGGCCGGGTGCCTCACAGCTGTGGGTCTCCAAGCGAGGGCAGAGGGTATCCCAGCCCTGGTGCCCACTCCCCACGGGCTGGCTCCATTTCCCCGGGCAGCCCGCCCTACCCATCATCCAGAAAGCTGAGCTACGAGATTCCTGCAGAGGATGGAGGGGACAGGTATCCACTGCCTGGGCACCTGGCTCCAGCAGGACCCTTGACATCTGCAG AGTCACCTGAGCCAGGGTCCTGGAGGGAGGGCCCCAGCGGGCACAGTACCCTGCCACGGTCTCCCCGAGATGCCCAGTGCAGTGCCTCCTCAGAGTTGTCTGCTCCCTCCACACCCCTGCACACCAGCAGTCCAGTCCAGGCCAAGGAAAG TACCCGGCAGCAGGACACCAGGTCCCCCACCTTGGTGCCCACTCAGAGATTGAGTCCTGGTGAAGCCTTGTTACCTGTATCCCAGGGAGGCGCTGAAAAGTCTCCTGAGCTGCCAGCAAGAAGTGGGCTTGAGCCTCCAGCTTCTAGTCCTTTCTCCCCGACCTCCCCCCGCAGTTCGCCCAACGACTGGCCTCAGGAGAGGAACCCAGGGGGCCGCACAGACAGTGCCAGTCCAAGGGGCCCTGTGCCCACCACGCTGCCTGGCCTCCGCCATGCCCCTTGGCAGGGCCTTCGAGACCCCCCAGATAGCCCGGATGGGTCCCCCCTCACCCCTGTGCCTTCCCAGATGCCCTGGCTTATGGCCAGCCCAGAGCCGCCTCAGAGCTCACCCACTCCTGCCTTCCCCCTGGCGGCATCCTATGACATCAAtggccccacccagcccccacttCCTGAGAAACGCCACCTGCCGGGGCCTGGGCAACAGCCAGGCCACTGGGGCCCAGAGCAGGCATCACCACCAGCCAGAGGCACCAGTCACCATGTCACCTTTGCACCTCAGCTCCTGGATAACAACCCCCAGTCTTCAG AGCCCCCCATGCAAGAGAGCCAGAGCAACGTCAAGTTTGTCCAGGATACGTCTAAGTTCTGGTACAAGCCAAACCTGTCCCGTGAGCAAG CCATTGCCCTGCTGAAGGACAAGGACCCTGGGGCCTTCCTGATCAGGGACAGTCATTCATTCCAAGGAGCCTACGGGCTGGCCCTCAAGGTGGCTACGCCCCCACCCAGTGCCCAGCCCTGGAAAG GAGACCCTTTGGAACAGCTGGTTCGCCATTTTCTCATTGAGACTGGGCCCAAAGGGGTGAAAATCAAGGGCTGTCCCAGTGAGCCCTACTTTG GCAGCCTCTCCGCCCTGGTCTCCCAGCACTCCATCTCCCCTCTGTCCCTGCCCTGCTGCCTGCGCATCCCAAGCAAAG ATCCTCTGGAGGAGACCCCGGAGGCCCCAGTGCCCGCCAACATGAGCACAGCAGCAGACCTCCTGCGTCAGGGTGCCG CCTGCAGTGTGCTCTACCTGACCTCAGTGGAGACCGAGTCCCTGACGGGCCCCCAGGCGGTGGCTCGGGCCAGCTCTGCAGCTCTGAGTTGCAGCCCCCGCCCCACACCAGCCATTGTCCATTTCAAGGTCTCAGCCCAGGGCATTACACTGACCGACAACCAAAGAAA GCTCTTCTTTCGCCGCCATTACCCCGTGAACACCATCACCTTCTCCAGCACTGACCCTCAGGACCGGAG ATGGACCAACCCCGATGGGACCACCTCCAA GATCTTTGGTTTCGTGGCCAAGAAGCCGGGAAGCCCCTGGGAGAATGTGTGTCACCTCTTTGCAGAGCTGGACCCAGATCAGCCTGCAGGCGCCATTGTCACCTTCATAACCAAAGTTCTCCTGGGccagagaaaatga